The nucleotide window CCGTGACGCGCGCTCGGAAAATCCAGCGCTTCCTGTCGCAACCCTTCGACGTGGCGAAGGTCTTCACCGGCGCCGACGGCAAGCAGGTTCCGCTGGAAGACACCATCAAGTCGTTCAAGGCGGTTGTGGCCGGTGAATACGACCACCTGCCCGAAGCGGCCTTCTACATGGTGGGCGGCATCGAAGAAGTGATCGCCAAGGCGCAGCGTCTCGCCGCCGAAGCGGCGTAAGGGGGCACAATGGCCGACACGATGCAGTTCGACCTCGTCTCGCCCGAGCGGAAGCTTGCTTCCGTTCAGGCGCGCGAGGTGCGCATTCCCGGTGCGGAGGGTGACCTTACCGCCATGCCGGGCCATGCGCCGATGATCACGACGCTGCGGCCGGGCATCCTGACCGTGATCTCTGCCGAGGGCAGCACCGACTATGCGGTGACCGGCGGGTTTGCCGAGATCACGGGCGACAGCGTTTCGGTCCTGGCCGAGCGCAGCCTGCCGACGGCCGAGATGACGCAGGCCGTCTACAGCACGATGATCGCCGAGGCGAAGCAGCAGCATGAAAGCGCCCGCGAGCTTGCCGGCGAAGAGGCGGTGGAAGCTGCCGCCAAGCTGCTGGCCGACATGATGGCAATGGGCACGCATATCGGGCTGGACCCGCATCAAGCGTCGCTCTGACCCTGGCCGATGAAGTTTTTGCAAAGCCCCGGGCGACCGGGGCTTTGTGCTTTCCAGGGAAGCCTTTACACAGCAGAATAACATGGGGCAGGGCAGGGGCGGGCGATGCGGCGTCTGAGCAAATTTCTCGTGGGCGTCGATCAGGGCTCTATCATCCTGTTTTCCGACTACCAGCATGGCGGCGCAATGTGGACGGGATCGGGCCCGCGCGAGCTGCGCCAGCTGGTATCATTCTCGGAACGCTATGCCACGCCGCCCGCGGTGCAGGTGACGATCTCGATGTGGGACATGGACAAGAAGTCCAACCAGCGGGCCGACATTTCCGCCGACATGGTCACGGAAGAGGGATTTGCCGTGGTGTTCCGCACCTGGGACGACACCCGCGTTGCACGGGTGCGCGCCGACTGGCTGGCGATCGGCGAATTGCCCAGTGACGACGACTGGGACATTCGCTGACCGCGCCCCATGCTCAACCGCGGGTGTAGAGGCCTTCGTAGATCGGCACGAGCGTGTCGGTCTCGAACAGCGAGGACACGCTGGTGCCGTTCCAGGTGTTCAGGATCGCCTGCGCGAACATCGGTGCGGTGGGCACGATGCGGATATTGGCACAGGCCTTGACCGCGGCGGTGGGTTCGATGGAATCGGTGATGACAAGGTTCTTCATCACCGATTTGGAAATGCGCTCCACCGCCGGGCCCGACAGCACGCCGTGGGTGATATAGCTGTGCACCTCGGTCGCGCCGGCCTCCATCAGAACTTCGGCGGCCTTGCACAGGGTGCCGGCCGTGTCGCACATGTCATCGACGATGATGCAGGTCTTGCCCGTGACCTCGCCGATCACCGTCATGCCCGCCACTTCGCCGGCCTTCTCGCGCCGCTTGTCGACGATCGCCAGCGGGGCATTGATCCGCTTGGCGAGTTCGCGCGCCCGCGCCACGCCGCCGACATCGGGCGAGACGATCATCAGCTCGTCCATCCGGTTCCTGAAGTTGTGCTCGATATCCAGCGCGAAGATCGGGGCGGCATAGAGGTTGTCCACCGGGATGTCGAAGAAGCCCTGGATCTGGGCGGCGTGCAGGTCCAGCGTCAGCACCCGGTCGATGCCGGCCTCGGTGATGAGGTTGGCGACCAGCTTGGCCGAAATCGGCGTGCGGGCCTTGGACCGGCGATCCTGCCGCGCATAGCCGAAATAGGGGATCACGGCAGTGATGCGCGCGGCGGAGGAGCGGCGCAGCGCATCGGTGATGATGAGCAGTTCCATCAGGTTGTCATTGGCGGGGTTCGAGGTGGACTGCACGATGAACATGTCCTCGCCGCGGACATTCTCG belongs to Frigidibacter mobilis and includes:
- a CDS encoding F0F1 ATP synthase subunit epsilon, which produces MADTMQFDLVSPERKLASVQAREVRIPGAEGDLTAMPGHAPMITTLRPGILTVISAEGSTDYAVTGGFAEITGDSVSVLAERSLPTAEMTQAVYSTMIAEAKQQHESARELAGEEAVEAAAKLLADMMAMGTHIGLDPHQASL
- a CDS encoding H-type lectin domain-containing protein, with the protein product MRRLSKFLVGVDQGSIILFSDYQHGGAMWTGSGPRELRQLVSFSERYATPPAVQVTISMWDMDKKSNQRADISADMVTEEGFAVVFRTWDDTRVARVRADWLAIGELPSDDDWDIR
- a CDS encoding ribose-phosphate pyrophosphokinase, producing MPVITEPKIISGNANRPLATAIARRMSMHRGMSVGLVDARVERFNDQEIFVEVFENVRGEDMFIVQSTSNPANDNLMELLIITDALRRSSAARITAVIPYFGYARQDRRSKARTPISAKLVANLITEAGIDRVLTLDLHAAQIQGFFDIPVDNLYAAPIFALDIEHNFRNRMDELMIVSPDVGGVARARELAKRINAPLAIVDKRREKAGEVAGMTVIGEVTGKTCIIVDDMCDTAGTLCKAAEVLMEAGATEVHSYITHGVLSGPAVERISKSVMKNLVITDSIEPTAAVKACANIRIVPTAPMFAQAILNTWNGTSVSSLFETDTLVPIYEGLYTRG